Proteins encoded within one genomic window of Triticum aestivum cultivar Chinese Spring chromosome 2D, IWGSC CS RefSeq v2.1, whole genome shotgun sequence:
- the LOC123054031 gene encoding protein YABBY 5: MMSSPAESETSFFPDHLAEQQQQQQPPFGEQEQLCYVHCNFCDTILAVGVPCSSLFKTVAVRCGHCANLLSVNLRNLLLPASANQLPFSPSLLSPTSPASPHGLLDEMSSFQAPSSLLTDQASPNVSSITSSSNSCAINTPAMSMMPPPEKPAQREPQQRKSAASGTKHPEKRQRVPSAYNRFIKDEIQRIKANNPDITHREAFSAAAKNWAHFPHIHFGLMPDQGLMRKTSIQSQLDGAGDCMLFKDSLYAAAAAAAATAASSMGATPF; the protein is encoded by the exons ATGATGTCCTCGCCCGCGGAGTCCGAGACCAGCTTCTTCCCGGACCACCtcgcggagcagcagcagcagcagcagccccccTTCGGCGAGCAGGAGCAGCTGTGCTACGTCCACTGCAACTTCTGCGACACCATCCTCGCG GTGGGCGTGCCGTGCAGCAGCCTCTTCAAGACGGTCGCCGTGCGATGCGGCCACTGCGCCAACCTGCTCTCCGTCAACCTCCGGAACCTCCTGCTCCCGGCCTCCGCCAACCAGCTCCCCTTCAGCCCGTCGCTCctctccccgacctcgccggcgtCCCCGCACGGCCTCCTG GATGAAATGTCGTCGTTCCAGGCGCCGTCCAGCCTACTGACGGATCAGGCCAGCCCCAACGTGAGCAGCatcaccagcagcagcaacagctgcgCCATCAACACGCCGGCCATGTCGATGATGCCGCCGCCGGAGAAACCCGCGCAGAGGGAGCCCCAGCAGCGGAAGAGCGCTGCGTCGGGGACCAAGC ATCCAGAGAAGCGGCAGAGAGTTCCCTCGGCATACAACCGATTCATCAA AGACGAGATTCAGCGTATCAAGGCCAACAATCCGGACATCACCCACAGGGAGGCTTTCAGCGCAGCTGCCAAGAAT TGGGCTCATTTTCCACACATCCATTTCGGTCTGATGCCGGACCAAGGCCTGATGAGGAAGACCAGCATCCAAAGCCAGCTG GACGGGGCTGGGGATTGCATGCTCTTCAAGGACAGTCTCTAcgcagcggcggcggctgcagcAGCCACAGCGGCATCTAGCATGGGCGCCACTCCGTTTTAG